One window of the Sphaerochaeta associata genome contains the following:
- the murQ gene encoding N-acetylmuramic acid 6-phosphate etherase codes for MQNELLTTEQRNPISYRIDAKDTLEILGIINAEDKQVPFAVEKALPQIGNIVEDVVESFISGGRLFYIGAGTSGRLGVLDASECPPTFGVSPEQVQGIIAGGLPALTRSIENAEDDEAAGIEALQRVGFSSRDVLVGITASGGAPFVVEAIRYAKQLGAKVGAISCNQKTPVFELIDSGRRVYIPVGPEIVTGSTRMKAGTAQKLALNMITTTAMIRTGKVYNNLMVNLMPVNAKLVKRAQRLISEVSGCSEKEAEKLFAGSGQETKTAILMALLNIQADSARNLLQKNGGSINKVIDTTHLGLSTQEGSCQNQN; via the coding sequence ATGCAGAATGAACTATTAACTACAGAACAGCGAAATCCTATTTCTTATAGGATTGACGCAAAAGATACATTGGAAATTTTAGGTATTATCAATGCCGAAGACAAGCAGGTCCCCTTTGCTGTTGAGAAAGCTTTACCCCAGATTGGAAACATTGTTGAGGATGTAGTGGAGTCCTTTATTTCTGGTGGAAGGCTTTTTTATATTGGTGCAGGTACGTCGGGTCGGTTAGGCGTTCTGGATGCATCAGAGTGCCCTCCGACATTTGGAGTCAGCCCTGAACAGGTCCAAGGAATTATCGCTGGGGGTCTTCCTGCACTGACCCGTTCTATCGAGAATGCAGAGGACGATGAAGCTGCGGGTATAGAGGCTCTACAACGGGTTGGTTTTTCCTCAAGGGATGTTCTTGTAGGAATAACCGCATCCGGTGGAGCTCCTTTTGTTGTTGAAGCTATTCGCTATGCAAAGCAGCTTGGAGCCAAAGTAGGTGCAATAAGTTGCAACCAAAAGACTCCTGTGTTTGAACTTATTGACTCTGGTCGCAGAGTTTATATTCCCGTAGGCCCGGAGATTGTAACTGGGTCAACTAGAATGAAAGCAGGCACTGCTCAAAAGCTTGCCTTAAATATGATCACTACGACTGCAATGATCCGAACCGGGAAAGTATACAACAACCTTATGGTTAACTTGATGCCGGTAAATGCAAAACTGGTGAAACGAGCCCAGCGGTTGATTAGTGAAGTTTCCGGGTGTTCAGAGAAAGAGGCCGAAAAATTGTTTGCAGGGTCCGGGCAGGAAACAAAGACTGCAATACTGATGGCCCTGCTGAACATTCAAGCCGATTCTGCAAGAAATCTGCTTCAGAAGAATGGGGGTAGCATTAACAAAGTGATTGATACTACCCATTTGGGTCTTTCCACACAGGAGGGCTCATGCCAAAACCAGAACTGA
- a CDS encoding ABC transporter substrate-binding protein codes for MKKSVVIVLVLILAMMSITAKGQVEKGVDLSSPVKLVLWTHDDPNRSVLEKELIEKFVALNPNVSVDYQTYPSGKMAELLTVAFSTGEGPDVFNQSQSVIRQFVVEGQVSALNPSWIGLKSIDEMKNRYLPGALDAVTLDGNIHGMPLEYTNLAVYLNKRLFREAGLDPDKDYPKTWEDMMEISSKLVKYNGDIILSRGFDFRYATYYLMEMLPMVEQMGGKLVSDDGKTAVINDAAWLKFFDYMKMWGPYGKNLGGPTYVSVSKVFDSNDGQVAMSESGLYQQARMRSSNPSFYESDDWMVIPYPQWEDAVQKVPCHVSCHYYMVNGNTPEAKQVWSWRLVDFMLSHSEDYLKRVNLVQPTHVLFESDTFKAMPYSDVFKSDLDHATLTFYSGNSSAIIEKMKQAVEAVMMQNQDSETVLKNFRRQVQLIIDEE; via the coding sequence ATGAAAAAATCAGTGGTCATTGTGCTAGTTTTAATACTAGCAATGATGAGTATCACGGCAAAAGGGCAGGTAGAAAAGGGAGTAGATCTTTCATCTCCTGTGAAGCTTGTATTGTGGACCCATGACGATCCAAACAGAAGTGTGTTGGAGAAGGAATTGATCGAAAAGTTTGTTGCTTTGAATCCTAATGTAAGTGTTGATTATCAAACTTATCCTTCAGGGAAAATGGCAGAATTGCTTACTGTGGCATTCTCCACAGGTGAAGGGCCGGATGTTTTCAACCAAAGCCAGTCTGTGATCAGGCAGTTTGTAGTTGAAGGCCAAGTAAGTGCATTGAATCCATCTTGGATAGGCTTGAAATCTATAGATGAGATGAAGAATCGTTATCTGCCTGGAGCTCTTGATGCTGTGACCCTGGACGGGAATATTCATGGCATGCCTCTAGAATACACCAATCTTGCTGTATATCTGAATAAGAGGCTTTTTAGAGAAGCAGGCCTAGATCCTGATAAAGATTACCCGAAGACTTGGGAAGACATGATGGAAATTAGCTCAAAGCTTGTTAAATATAATGGTGACATTATCTTAAGTCGTGGTTTTGATTTCCGTTATGCAACCTATTATCTCATGGAAATGCTTCCGATGGTTGAACAGATGGGTGGTAAGCTTGTGAGCGATGACGGAAAGACCGCAGTAATTAATGATGCGGCATGGTTGAAATTTTTTGATTACATGAAAATGTGGGGCCCGTATGGGAAGAATCTTGGAGGACCTACGTATGTCTCAGTTTCTAAGGTGTTCGACTCGAATGACGGGCAGGTAGCTATGAGTGAAAGTGGCCTCTACCAACAAGCAAGAATGAGAAGTTCGAATCCCTCATTCTATGAAAGCGATGATTGGATGGTAATCCCTTATCCTCAGTGGGAAGATGCAGTGCAGAAGGTGCCCTGCCATGTCTCATGCCACTATTACATGGTCAATGGCAATACTCCTGAGGCAAAACAGGTATGGAGTTGGCGCTTGGTCGATTTCATGTTGTCTCATTCTGAAGATTACTTGAAACGAGTAAATCTGGTGCAACCCACACATGTGTTGTTTGAATCAGATACGTTCAAAGCTATGCCGTATTCAGACGTATTCAAGTCCGATCTCGATCACGCAACCCTTACATTCTATTCCGGAAATAGTAGTGCTATCATCGAGAAGATGAAACAAGCTGTTGAAGCGGTAATGATGCAGAATCAGGATTCTGAGACTGTACTAAAGAACTTTAGAAGGCAAGTCCAATTGATTATTGATGAGGAATAG
- a CDS encoding BadF/BadG/BcrA/BcrD ATPase family protein, with the protein MPKPELIFGIDGGGTRSRIALATLSGEVIYKLEGRSTNAYASDNDIQKTITDLIQNACLQAGVSITNLIGGCFGNAGLSRPNEKVQFKHYFESFLGKNVPILLCNDAEILLAGGAGGVQGLCIIAGTGSIALGRAADGMLIRAGGLGWRLGDEGSAWWIAQQAVQRTLRSLEGRDLETTLLQPLLSYFRLEKPEDFVALFNGTKLDKASIAAVAPLVTRAGLEGDLLALDILHAAANELVSLVVSVVRRMPKLRDACLVYAGGVLQHDQVVMPKFSEQLSNVYPDVILTKGKGDALDGAVLLAKDAMKKRITQV; encoded by the coding sequence ATGCCAAAACCAGAACTGATTTTTGGGATAGATGGAGGAGGAACTCGCAGCCGAATTGCATTGGCTACTTTATCAGGTGAAGTAATCTATAAACTTGAAGGACGCAGCACCAATGCTTATGCCTCCGACAATGATATACAGAAAACCATCACTGATCTCATACAAAATGCATGTCTACAAGCAGGTGTTTCAATTACAAATCTTATCGGCGGTTGCTTTGGAAATGCTGGGCTGTCACGTCCGAATGAGAAAGTGCAGTTTAAACATTATTTTGAATCCTTTCTTGGCAAGAATGTGCCAATCCTTCTTTGCAATGATGCGGAAATCTTGCTAGCAGGAGGAGCGGGGGGTGTTCAAGGCCTCTGCATTATTGCTGGAACGGGGTCGATTGCTTTAGGACGGGCTGCTGATGGAATGTTAATCCGTGCAGGTGGCTTGGGATGGCGTTTGGGGGACGAAGGTTCAGCTTGGTGGATAGCACAACAGGCCGTACAAAGGACTCTTCGAAGTCTAGAGGGGCGGGATTTGGAAACTACGTTACTCCAACCCTTATTATCCTATTTTCGGCTTGAAAAACCTGAAGATTTTGTAGCTCTTTTTAATGGAACGAAGCTTGATAAAGCCAGCATAGCGGCTGTTGCTCCTCTTGTTACCCGTGCTGGATTAGAAGGTGATTTGTTGGCGTTGGATATACTTCATGCAGCAGCAAATGAGTTGGTCTCGTTAGTTGTTTCCGTGGTTCGGAGAATGCCTAAGTTGCGTGATGCTTGTTTAGTATATGCGGGTGGAGTATTGCAGCATGACCAGGTTGTAATGCCGAAATTTTCAGAGCAACTTTCGAACGTATACCCCGATGTGATTCTTACCAAAGGCAAAGGGGATGCTTTGGATGGAGCAGTGCTACTGGCAAAGGATGCAATGAAGAAAAGAATAACCCAAGTTTAA
- a CDS encoding MurR/RpiR family transcriptional regulator yields MKHYLSIIKQLFPHLNPSEKKVADYILQNSNTVVDENIQDLAVLAKTSTAAITRFCKRIGCEGFMELRLALAREIFSTSPIEQNTLVKPEEATNIDDLTAALLDTIVSSLFSLKPLLSTDKIEKAVDIISNSRHILLIGIGASGLVASDFQQKLIRIGIPAFCPSDPDIQIVQACSLNTSDVAILFSYSGETNHTLRTAIQAHKAGAKVIAVTRIRPNSLSKISDIVLQVPDTEALFREGATLSRINQLVVVDILYAALISRKKDAAEHISNTWKAVSHIGAT; encoded by the coding sequence ATGAAACACTACTTATCCATAATCAAACAACTTTTCCCGCATCTAAATCCATCTGAAAAGAAAGTTGCAGACTATATTCTACAAAACTCGAATACTGTAGTAGATGAGAATATCCAAGATTTAGCGGTACTTGCCAAAACTAGTACTGCAGCCATTACACGGTTTTGCAAACGAATCGGATGCGAGGGATTTATGGAACTCCGACTTGCACTTGCACGCGAGATTTTCAGTACATCTCCAATCGAACAAAACACCTTGGTTAAACCTGAAGAAGCAACGAATATTGACGATCTTACTGCTGCATTACTCGATACCATTGTAAGCAGTCTCTTTTCTCTAAAGCCACTTCTTTCCACCGATAAAATCGAGAAAGCAGTTGATATTATCAGCAATTCCCGACATATCCTCTTAATTGGCATAGGCGCTTCAGGGCTTGTAGCCTCGGATTTTCAGCAAAAACTCATTCGTATCGGGATACCAGCATTCTGCCCATCAGACCCCGACATTCAGATAGTTCAAGCATGTTCCCTAAACACATCAGATGTAGCAATCTTATTTTCGTATTCTGGAGAGACCAATCATACTCTCAGAACAGCAATTCAAGCCCATAAAGCTGGAGCGAAAGTAATTGCAGTAACAAGAATCAGACCAAATTCGCTTTCAAAAATTTCTGATATTGTTTTGCAAGTTCCTGATACTGAAGCCCTATTCCGAGAAGGGGCAACACTATCCCGGATTAATCAGCTTGTAGTCGTCGATATTCTATATGCGGCTCTCATCAGCCGGAAAAAAGATGCGGCCGAACATATTAGCAACACCTGGAAAGCTGTTTCACACATTGGAGCTACGTAG
- a CDS encoding carbohydrate ABC transporter permease yields MKNRKFSIEEQKARWGWFFVAPAIAFFFLFSLYPMLNAFWNTFFNVRLLSLKKPEFVGLKNYIFILTSPEFWASIKATTIFALSSFIPLTIFSHVFGLVITTRTRGQRMIQLFIYSPAVLSSVVAALIWLLLFDPRGIANSFVNFLLNTPGTDHMWLIQPIKLYTSTALIYFWKYIGYFTIIIATGIAKVPTSVIEAATIDGATSRQTISKIIMPLLKPTTLMVSIVAMLNSMKSFSTQYLFTQRGAPHAPLNVLTLNIYKTAMRDRYISRACVMSFILFFIMMILTVVRMKASESKD; encoded by the coding sequence ATGAAAAATCGGAAATTCAGTATTGAAGAACAGAAGGCTCGATGGGGGTGGTTTTTTGTAGCTCCCGCAATTGCCTTTTTCTTTTTGTTTTCCTTGTATCCAATGTTGAATGCATTCTGGAACACCTTCTTTAATGTACGACTTTTATCTTTGAAAAAACCAGAATTCGTTGGGTTGAAAAATTACATTTTTATACTGACATCCCCAGAGTTTTGGGCGTCGATTAAGGCTACTACAATCTTTGCTCTCAGTTCCTTTATTCCACTTACAATTTTTTCGCATGTATTTGGTTTGGTTATAACCACGCGAACCCGAGGGCAACGGATGATACAGCTTTTTATTTATTCTCCTGCCGTTTTATCTAGTGTTGTTGCTGCGTTGATTTGGTTGCTGTTATTTGACCCCAGAGGGATTGCAAATAGTTTTGTTAACTTCTTGTTGAACACTCCTGGTACGGACCATATGTGGCTGATACAGCCAATAAAATTATACACCTCAACTGCATTGATATATTTTTGGAAATACATTGGCTATTTTACGATTATCATTGCTACAGGTATTGCCAAAGTTCCCACGTCAGTTATCGAAGCAGCAACCATCGATGGTGCTACTTCAAGACAGACAATCAGCAAAATTATCATGCCCTTGCTGAAACCAACAACGTTGATGGTTTCAATTGTTGCCATGCTCAATAGCATGAAAAGCTTCTCTACGCAGTACTTGTTCACACAACGGGGAGCCCCTCATGCACCTTTGAATGTTCTTACTCTAAATATTTATAAAACTGCTATGAGGGACAGGTATATAAGTAGGGCTTGTGTAATGAGCTTCATCTTATTCTTTATCATGATGATTCTCACCGTTGTCCGGATGAAAGCATCGGAATCAAAGGACTAG
- a CDS encoding ADP-ribosylglycohydrolase family protein has protein sequence MATLYERALGSLLGSFVGDAFGAQTEFKREKDILKQFPSGITEMDDAERSVGKVGEITDDSEMAIMMLQSILSNGSYSQSHVIKAYQRWRNAGPEDIGITICGALDGRLNPNSQANGALMRITPLGILGCRLSIPALMQLSDLDCSITHTHPVSRDCNRLFVFALSLAICKGWSAEEVYAYLLEAAPSYVSEREVLEALHKAKDAPPEGIDGNLKGWVIIAFQLAFYTVLHARNFEEGMIELTMRAGDADTNAAIYGALAGAFAGEAGIPARWKQALKLTACIKRLFICGEEPLEEKAGVWTKALLDLPVGNVFK, from the coding sequence ATGGCGACACTGTATGAACGGGCACTGGGATCACTGCTTGGCAGTTTTGTCGGTGATGCCTTCGGGGCCCAAACCGAGTTCAAGCGGGAAAAGGATATCCTGAAGCAATTCCCATCCGGTATCACTGAGATGGATGATGCTGAGCGCTCGGTGGGGAAAGTCGGGGAAATAACCGACGACAGTGAAATGGCCATCATGATGCTCCAGAGCATCCTATCCAATGGCTCTTACTCCCAAAGCCATGTAATAAAAGCCTATCAGAGGTGGCGCAATGCAGGACCGGAAGATATCGGCATCACCATATGTGGAGCACTTGATGGAAGATTGAATCCCAACAGTCAAGCCAATGGTGCGCTGATGCGCATCACACCCTTGGGAATCCTGGGATGCAGGCTCTCCATCCCCGCCTTGATGCAGCTTTCCGACCTCGACTGCTCCATCACCCACACTCATCCCGTCAGCAGGGACTGTAATCGTCTCTTTGTCTTCGCCCTCAGCCTTGCCATCTGCAAGGGCTGGAGCGCCGAGGAAGTATACGCCTACCTCCTCGAGGCAGCACCTTCTTATGTGTCTGAACGGGAAGTGCTGGAGGCATTGCATAAGGCAAAAGATGCACCACCCGAAGGGATTGATGGGAATCTCAAGGGTTGGGTCATCATTGCCTTTCAACTTGCCTTCTATACAGTGCTGCATGCCAGGAATTTCGAGGAAGGCATGATAGAACTTACCATGCGGGCCGGCGATGCCGATACGAATGCCGCCATTTATGGGGCTTTGGCCGGTGCTTTTGCCGGAGAGGCGGGCATCCCTGCCCGTTGGAAGCAGGCACTGAAGCTGACTGCCTGCATCAAGCGGCTGTTCATCTGTGGTGAGGAGCCGCTTGAAGAGAAGGCTGGGGTGTGGACGAAGGCGCTGCTGGATCTGCCGGTAGGAAACGTGTTCAAGTAA